A genomic window from Pocillopora verrucosa isolate sample1 chromosome 7, ASM3666991v2, whole genome shotgun sequence includes:
- the LOC131782268 gene encoding NPC intracellular cholesterol transporter 2-like codes for QIQAEEQRKEQRQPKMKAVVFLLVSLLAVVSCKKISYQKCPSTKELGEIVSIDVTPCEEEPCVLKKGSNETVTITFIPHEVVTGAKIYAYAIKGPIHVRLPVPNPNACQDHGLSCPLKSGVQVEFVLVEFVSPSVPSGDVKLEAQIKDQDGKSLICGIVKLHIQ; via the coding sequence CAAATCCAAGCTGAAGAGCAAAGGAAAGAGCAAAGGCAACCCAAGATGAAGGCTGTAGTTTTCCTTCTTGTCTCTCTGCTTGCAGTAGTTTCCTGCAAAAAAATCAGCTACCAGAAGTGCCCATCTACTAAAGAGCTGGGTGAAATCGTCTCCATTGATGTAACGCCGTGCGAGGAAGAACCGTGCGTTCTGAAGAAAGGAAGTAATGAAACAGTCACCATCACCTTCATCCCGCACGAAGTTGTCACCGGCGCTAAGATTTACGCATACGCTATCAAGGGACCGATACATGTGCGCCTTCCGGTGCCGAATCCCAATGCGTGTCAAGACCACGGATTATCTTGTCCATTGAAGAGCGGTGTACAAGTGGAGTTTGTTTTGGTCGAATTCGTCTCACCCTCTGTCCCCAGCGGTGACGTGAAACTAGAAGCGCAAATCAAAGATCAAGATGGCAAGTCTCTGATCTGTGGGATTGTTAAGTTGCATATTCAGTGA
- the LOC131782267 gene encoding NPC intracellular cholesterol transporter 2-like, protein IQAEGQRKEQRQPKMKAVVFLLVSLLAIAIVSCKQISYQECRFTKELGEIVSIDIAPCEKEPCALKKGGNETITITFIPHEVVTGAKIYAYAIFGLIPVRLPLPNPDACQGYGLSCPLKSGVKVEFALVEFISPDFPSGNLKLKAQIKDQNGKSLICGIVKLHIQ, encoded by the coding sequence ATCCAAGCTGAAGGGCAAAGGAAAGAGCAAAGGCAACCCAAGATGAAGGCTGTAGTTTTCCTTCTTGTCTCTCTGCTTGCAATTGCAATAGTTTCCTGTAAGCAAATCAGCTACCAGGAATGCCGGTTTACTAAAGAGCTGGGTGAAATCGTCTCCATTGATATAGCGCCGTGCGAGAAAGAACCGTGCGCCCTGAAGAAAGGAGGCAATGAAACAATCACCATCACCTTCATCCCACACGAAGTTGTCACCGGCGCTAAGATTTACGCATACGCTATCTTTGGACTGATACCCGTGCGCCTACCGCTGCCGAATCCTGATGCGTGTCAAGGCTACGGTTTATCTTGTCCATTGAAGAGCGGTGTCAAAGTGGAGTTTGCTTTGGTCGAATTCATCTCACCCGATTTCCCGAGCGGTAACTTGAAACTAAAAGCGCAAATCAAAGATCAAAATGGCAAGTCTTTGATCTGTGGGATTGTTAAGTTGCATATTCAGTGA
- the LOC131782237 gene encoding lysosomal cobalamin transporter ABCD4-like isoform X1 gives MAAAFGSSPSKYKLDRWFVKRFWRCWKVMTPSCSSTTFLLFVLLVGFALAAQMMVYNTGLIPSRYYEVLLARDKEDFSSLLISSLLIIIGVSLANSAMKFVSRILYVKWRELLCRKLHAGYFKHRAYYKLNVLDDKYDNVDQRITQDVERFCETFRKVIIVVVVSPFTITYYTYLCYQSSGYLGPVSIYAFFVVGTIINKLVMSPIVNLVVKQEKLEGDFRFKHMQIRSNAESIAFYRSAGLEMRKTNSKLQSLIKVQTRIVTFESFLFFSINMFDYVGAILSYLIIAIALFGGKFDNMSTTALGGEISRNSFFAMYLINCCTKLIDLSVDVTNMAGYVHRIGQLLEVFSDMKTETEQKTEEHPEHFGRVKNLASQDSDVIFKFSCVSYAPPNCTDALVKDLDLEIRHGQNILVTGTTGSGKSSLFRILSGMWAPLSGEVIRFLPFDPKVVFFLPQKTFVTDGTLRQQLTYPRENLLLYGGHSEAGDEDEKLLGLLDTVGLANLCSRVGGLDSPVECKWEDMLTPGEMQRLSFARLFYQRPQVALLDEATSALDTSTESKLYSICQDFGITVSSVGHRRSLRQFHDFELNLDGEGGWEFKKIED, from the exons ATGGCGGCAGCTTTTGGAAG CTCCCCGAGTAAATACAAACTGGATCGATGGTTTGTGAAGAGATTTTGGCGATGTTGGAAAGTTATGACTCCAAGCTGCTCTTCTACgacctttcttctttttgtgcTCTTGGTGGGGTTCGCTTTGGCAG CTCAAATGATGGTTTACAACACTGGGTTAATACCAAGCAGATATTATGAAGTTCTTTTAGCCAGAGATAAAGAGGACTTTTCAAGTCTTTTGATATCATCTCTTCTGATAATCATTGGTGTTTCACTG gcAAACAGTGCAATGAAATTTGTCTCAAGAATTCTTTATGTCAAATGGAGAGAGTTACTTTGTAGGAAACTTCATGCAGGCTATTTTAAGCATAGGGCTTATTATAAACTGAATGTCCTAGATGACAAATATGACAACGT AGATCAGAGGATTACCCAGGATGTGGAAAGATTTTGCGAAACATTTAGAAAAGTGATCATTGTTGTTGTGGTTTCCCCTTTCACCATTACATATTACACATACCTGTGCTATCAGAG ttcagGATATCTTGGTCCAGTGTCCATATACGCCTTCTTTGTTGTTGGaacaataataaacaaattagTAATGTCACCAATTGTTAACCTGGTTGTGAAGCAAGAGAAGCTTGAAGGAGACTTTAG GTTCAAACACATGCAAATCAGATCAAATGCAGAATCAATAGCATTTTACAGATCTGCTGGCTTAGAAATGAGAAAAACCAACTCAAAATTACAG tcaCTTATAAAAGTTCAGACCAGAATTGTGACCTTTGAGAGCTTCCTTTTCT tctctataaatatgtttgattatGTGGGTGCAATTCTCAGCTACCTTATTATAGCAATTGCTTTGTTTGGAGGAAAGTTTGATAACATGTCTACAACTGCTCTTGGTGGAGAGATAAGTAGG AACTCATTTTTTGCAATGTACCTGATAAACTGCTGCACAAAGCTGATTGACTTGTCTGTAGATGTTACCAATATGGCTGGATATGTTCACAG GATAGGTCAGTTGTTGGAAGTTTTCTCCGacatgaaaactgaaacagagCAGAAGACCGAGGAACATCCAGAACATTTCGG TAGAGTTAAGAATTTAGCTTCACAAGACAGTGATGTTATATTCAAGTTCAGCTGTGTTTCCTATGCTCCGCCAAATTGCACAGATGCCCTGGTCAAAG ATCTTGATTTGGAAATTCGCCATGGCCAGAATATTCTCGTAACAGGAACCACTG gaAGTGGAAAGAGCTCTTTGTTTAGGATCCTGAGCGGAATGTGGGCTCCTCTTTCAG GAGAGGTTATAAGGTTTTTACCTTTCGATCCCAAAGTTGTCTTCTTCCTACCACAAAAGACTTTCGTTACGGATGGTACACTACGACAACAG TTAACTTACCCTCGTGAAAATCTTCTCCTTTATGGAGGCCACTCTGAAGCAG GTGACGAAGACGAGAAACTTCTTGGATTGCTCGACACTGTAGGGCTT GCAAATCTCTGCAGCCGAGTGGGTGGCCTTGATAGTCCTGTGGAATGCAAGTG GGAGGACATGCTGACTCCAGGAGAAATGCAACGGTTATCTTTCGCTCGTTTGTTCTATCAAAGACCACAAGTAGCGC TCCTAGATGAAGCTACAAGTGCCTTAGACACTTCCACGGAGAGCAAGCTGTATTCGATTTGCCAGGACTTTGGAATCACTGTGTCAAGCGTTGGTCATAGGAGATCCCTCAGGCAG tttcacGACTTTGAGTTGAACCTTGACGGAGAAGGAGGATGGGAATTCAAGAAAATTGAAGATTAG
- the LOC131782237 gene encoding lysosomal cobalamin transporter ABCD4-like isoform X2 produces the protein MAAAFGSSPSKYKLDRWFVKRFWRCWKVMTPSCSSTTFLLFVLLVGFALAAQMMVYNTGLIPSRYYEVLLARDKEDFSSLLISSLLIIIGVSLANSAMKFVSRILYVKWRELLCRKLHAGYFKHRAYYKLNVLDDKYDNVDQRITQDVERFCETFRKVIIVVVVSPFTITYYTYLCYQSSGYLGPVSIYAFFVVGTIINKLVMSPIVNLVVKQEKLEGDFRFKHMQIRSNAESIAFYRSAGLEMRKTNSKLQSLIKVQTRIVTFESFLFFSINMFDYVGAILSYLIIAIALFGGKFDNMSTTALGGEISRNSFFAMYLINCCTKLIDLSVDVTNMAGYVHRIGQLLEVFSDMKTETEQKTEEHPEHFGVKNLASQDSDVIFKFSCVSYAPPNCTDALVKDLDLEIRHGQNILVTGTTGSGKSSLFRILSGMWAPLSGEVIRFLPFDPKVVFFLPQKTFVTDGTLRQQLTYPRENLLLYGGHSEAGDEDEKLLGLLDTVGLANLCSRVGGLDSPVECKWEDMLTPGEMQRLSFARLFYQRPQVALLDEATSALDTSTESKLYSICQDFGITVSSVGHRRSLRQFHDFELNLDGEGGWEFKKIED, from the exons ATGGCGGCAGCTTTTGGAAG CTCCCCGAGTAAATACAAACTGGATCGATGGTTTGTGAAGAGATTTTGGCGATGTTGGAAAGTTATGACTCCAAGCTGCTCTTCTACgacctttcttctttttgtgcTCTTGGTGGGGTTCGCTTTGGCAG CTCAAATGATGGTTTACAACACTGGGTTAATACCAAGCAGATATTATGAAGTTCTTTTAGCCAGAGATAAAGAGGACTTTTCAAGTCTTTTGATATCATCTCTTCTGATAATCATTGGTGTTTCACTG gcAAACAGTGCAATGAAATTTGTCTCAAGAATTCTTTATGTCAAATGGAGAGAGTTACTTTGTAGGAAACTTCATGCAGGCTATTTTAAGCATAGGGCTTATTATAAACTGAATGTCCTAGATGACAAATATGACAACGT AGATCAGAGGATTACCCAGGATGTGGAAAGATTTTGCGAAACATTTAGAAAAGTGATCATTGTTGTTGTGGTTTCCCCTTTCACCATTACATATTACACATACCTGTGCTATCAGAG ttcagGATATCTTGGTCCAGTGTCCATATACGCCTTCTTTGTTGTTGGaacaataataaacaaattagTAATGTCACCAATTGTTAACCTGGTTGTGAAGCAAGAGAAGCTTGAAGGAGACTTTAG GTTCAAACACATGCAAATCAGATCAAATGCAGAATCAATAGCATTTTACAGATCTGCTGGCTTAGAAATGAGAAAAACCAACTCAAAATTACAG tcaCTTATAAAAGTTCAGACCAGAATTGTGACCTTTGAGAGCTTCCTTTTCT tctctataaatatgtttgattatGTGGGTGCAATTCTCAGCTACCTTATTATAGCAATTGCTTTGTTTGGAGGAAAGTTTGATAACATGTCTACAACTGCTCTTGGTGGAGAGATAAGTAGG AACTCATTTTTTGCAATGTACCTGATAAACTGCTGCACAAAGCTGATTGACTTGTCTGTAGATGTTACCAATATGGCTGGATATGTTCACAG GATAGGTCAGTTGTTGGAAGTTTTCTCCGacatgaaaactgaaacagagCAGAAGACCGAGGAACATCCAGAACATTTCGG AGTTAAGAATTTAGCTTCACAAGACAGTGATGTTATATTCAAGTTCAGCTGTGTTTCCTATGCTCCGCCAAATTGCACAGATGCCCTGGTCAAAG ATCTTGATTTGGAAATTCGCCATGGCCAGAATATTCTCGTAACAGGAACCACTG gaAGTGGAAAGAGCTCTTTGTTTAGGATCCTGAGCGGAATGTGGGCTCCTCTTTCAG GAGAGGTTATAAGGTTTTTACCTTTCGATCCCAAAGTTGTCTTCTTCCTACCACAAAAGACTTTCGTTACGGATGGTACACTACGACAACAG TTAACTTACCCTCGTGAAAATCTTCTCCTTTATGGAGGCCACTCTGAAGCAG GTGACGAAGACGAGAAACTTCTTGGATTGCTCGACACTGTAGGGCTT GCAAATCTCTGCAGCCGAGTGGGTGGCCTTGATAGTCCTGTGGAATGCAAGTG GGAGGACATGCTGACTCCAGGAGAAATGCAACGGTTATCTTTCGCTCGTTTGTTCTATCAAAGACCACAAGTAGCGC TCCTAGATGAAGCTACAAGTGCCTTAGACACTTCCACGGAGAGCAAGCTGTATTCGATTTGCCAGGACTTTGGAATCACTGTGTCAAGCGTTGGTCATAGGAGATCCCTCAGGCAG tttcacGACTTTGAGTTGAACCTTGACGGAGAAGGAGGATGGGAATTCAAGAAAATTGAAGATTAG
- the LOC131782195 gene encoding tetratricopeptide repeat protein 28-like: protein MDSIKEVTGILVADFLRKTGHVLQAIEVYKECLIIVHSQAQAIDSSLADFKFQAIYKRIILAYDCIKDYTSTEKFLKERLLYLDSNDTAEKGWLHVKLADILQIQNKLKEARKFYESAINIMKTMGNTYNQAICYAKLGQMFQSLSQYDKAREYQEKALAIRIEIGDRNGEATSYGNLGTLFQSLGQYDKAQEYLEKALAINLKISDRDGEATRYENLGTLFQSLGQYDKAREYQEKALAINLEIGDKNREASSYGNLGTLFQSLGQYDKAREYHEKALAIDLEIGTLFQSLGQYDKARKYQEKALAITIEIGDRNGEATIYGDLGYLFQSLGQYDKAQVYQEKALSIRKTIPNKNGVARIYRYLTSLFLSLGKYAKADDYLGKAREVTNGMNNRRGEAIDYNHLGKISQKRGEYDKAQEYFEKAHTICMEIGEREGVVGNYRDLGLCFQSRGKYDKAEEYLKKSVLLSRDIGHNLEEFRSLCNLSALKLSQCHREEASSYLFQGIEKFETLRGFLKENDEFQICLLEKCSTFPYWHFSRLLSSTGKLEDALYVEELRRARGLADLMAARYSVQEQISSDPPSWCGIQGIITKDADCACLYISVGGNDVRFWIIKATGDIHFSRKEVNLDSNEVHELDEFFKELMSFRNRPKLNDYDTEDFKRCLHLCYKIIIAPVASLLKQPEIIVVPDSCVYQVPFAALADEGGKYLSETCRIRLVPSLTTLKLVQESPPDIHSQTGALIVGDPVVGKVIYEGKLRNMEPLPCARKEAEMIGTLLGVTPLIGDSATKHSVLQAINSVSLIHISAHGYPDRGEIALSPEQLSPLPPFPREEDYLLTMADISKTRLRAKLVVLSCCHSARGQIRTEGIIGIARAFLGSGARSVLAARWALDDTATEQFMTCFYKHLFRGESASESLHKARKWMRNNGFDKVSQWAPFMIMGDNVTFDFGNWPAHSAP from the exons ATGGACAGCATAAAAGAAGTCACAGGTATATTGGTCGCTGATTTCCTTCGCAAAACTGGTCACGTGTTGCAAGCCATCGAGGTATACAAAGAATGTTTGATTATAGTACACAGTCAGGCGCAAGCTATCGATAGTTCATTGGCAGATTTTAAGTTCCAAGCCATCTACAAGAGAATAATCCTTGCTTACGATTGTATAAAGGATTACACAAGTACAGAAAAATTCCTCAAGGAACGCCTCCTATACCTAGACTCTAATGACACCGCTGAAAAGGGATGGCTACATGTAAAACTTGCAGATATActtcagatacaaaacaaattaaaggaGGCCAGGAAATTTTACGAATCAGCTATTAACATCATGAAAACGATGGGAAACACTTATAACCAGGCAATATGTTACGCAAAGCTAGGGCAAATGTTCCAATCGCTtagtcaatatgacaaggcccgagaatatcaggagaaagcactcgctatcagaattgaaattggtgacaggaatggagaagcaacaagctacggaaacctaggaactttgttccaatcccTCGGacaatatgacaaggcccaagAATATctggagaaagcactcgctatcaatttaaaaattagtgacagagatggagaagcaacaaggtACgaaaacctaggaactttgttccaatcactcggtcaatatgacaaggcccgagaatatcaggagaaagcactcgcaatcAATTTAGAAATCGGTGACAAGAAtagagaagcatcaagctacggaaacctaggaactttgttccaatcactcggtcaatatgacaaggcccgtGAATATCACGAAAAAGCGCTCGCTATCGATTTagaaattg gaactttgttccaatcactcggtcaatatgacaaggcccgaaaatatcaggagaaagcactcgccatCACAattgaaattggtgacaggaatggagaagcaacaatctACGGAGATCTAGGATATTTGTTCcagtcactcggtcaatatgacaaggcccaagtatatcaggagaaagcactctcTATCAGAAAAACAATTCCTAACAAGAATGGAGTAGCAAGAATCTATAGATACCTCACATCTTTGTTTCTCTCACTTGGCAAGTATGCAAAGGCTGACGACTATCTAGGGAAGGCAAGGGAAGTTACAAACGGTATGAATAATAGAAGGGGAGAAGCAATAGATTACAATCACCTCGGGAAAATTTCTCAGAAgcgtggtgaatatgacaaggctcaagaatattTCGAGAAAGCCCACACAATTTGCATGGAAATCGGTGAGAGAGAAGGAGTAGTAGGCAACTACAGGGATTTAGGATTGTGTTTCCAATCGCGTGGTAAATATGACAAGGCCGAAGAATACCTTAAGAAGTCTGTCCTATtaagtagggatattggacACAACTTGGAAGAGTTTCGCAGCCTTTGTAATCTATCTGCGTTAAAGTTGTCACAATGCCATCGTGAAGAGGCTTCATcgtatctttttcaaggcatTGAAAAATTCGAAactttgagaggttttcttaaagaaaacgatgagTTTCAAATATGTCTTTTAGAAAAGTGCAGCACCTTTCCCTACTGGCACTTCAGTAGGTTGCTTTCTTCCACTGGAAAGCTGGAAGACgccctttacgtcgaagagctgAGAAGGGCAAGAGGCCTGGCCGACTTGATGGCAGCTCGGTACTCTGTTCAAGAGCAGATCTCAAGCGATCCACCATCTTGGTGTGGCATTCAAGGGATCATCACAAAAGATGCAGACTGTGCATGCCTGTACATTTCGGTTGGTGGAAATGATGTACGGTTTTGGATAATTAAAGCAACGGGAGAtattcatttttcaagaaaggaaGTGAACCTGGACTCAAACGAGGTCCATGAGTtagatgagttttttaaagaactgaTGTCATTTCGCAACCGACCAAAGCTGAATGACTATGATACCGAAGATTTCAAAAGATgtcttcacttgtgttacaagataatcatTGCTCCCGTGGCCAGTTTACTGAAGCAGCCCGAGATCATAGTTGTCCCTGACTCCTGTGtgtaccaagtgccatttgcagccttggctgacgaaggaggcaagtatttatcagagaccTGCAGGATTCGGCTGGTTCCTTCCCTGACGACTCTCAAGCTTGTTCAGGAAAGTCCTCCAGACATTCACAGTCAGACCGGGGCACTGATAGTGGGTGACCCTGTAGTTGGAAAGGTGATTTACGAGGGGAAGCTCAGAAATATGGAACCATTGccgtgtgcaagaaaggaagcagagatgattggaacaCTTCTTGGCGTGACGCCTTTGATAGGAGATTCCGCGACAAAGCATTCTGTACTCCAAGCGATaaattcagtgagcctgatacacatttctgccCATGGTTATCCCGATAGAGGGGAGATTGCTCTTTCTCCTGAGCAACTTTCCCCACTCCCACCTTTTCCTCGagaagaagattatcttttgacgatggcggatatttcaaaaactcggttgcgagctaaactagtggtgcttagttgttgtcacagtgctcgtggacaGATTAGAACCGAGGGAATCATTGGAATTGCTcgagcgttcttaggatccggagCTCGTTCAGTGTTAGCGGCACGATGGGCCCTGGATGACACAGCCACAGAGCAGTTCATGACatgtttctacaaacatttgttccGCGGTGAAAGCGCCAGTGAATCTCTCCATAAGGccaggaagtggatgagaaataacggctttgacaaagtttctcaatgggcgccatttatgatcatgggcgacaacgtgacatttgatttcgGAAATTGGCCGGCGCATAGCGCACCTTAA